A region from the Microthrixaceae bacterium genome encodes:
- a CDS encoding ABC transporter ATP-binding protein: MLIQLLRSHLRPYRRELWVVVALTTVQTICTLLLPTLNADIIDKGVVRGDSAYIWRTGGVMLVVTVVQVIFAVAAVRMGARVAMSFGRDVRRDLFHRVTGFSAQDVGKFGASSLITRITNDVTQVQVLVMMGVTMLVAAPITMAGGVVMAVREDAGLSLMLLVAVPVLVGSVAVVISRMLPLYQLMQERIDRINMVLREQITGIRVVRAFGRETHESGRFETVNRDLTETSLRAGRLMAVMFPLVVLVLNASSVAAIWLGGDRIASQDMKVGALIAFLSYLIQILMAVMMATFVVGQAPRSSVSAERIGEVLGTTASITAPAQPVTALAGPASLELRDVEFRYPGADVPVLSDISFTARAGETLAIIGSTGSGKSTIVNLIPRLFDVTGGSVVVNGVDVREIEPEVLWSRIGLVPQKPYLFSGTVAHNLRQADPTASEEEVWAALTVAQGADFVAAMPGGLDAAIAQGGSNVSGGQRQRLAIARALVRKPDIYLFDDSFSALDLATDAKLRAALAPVVAEAVTVIVAQRVSTIIHADQILVVEDGQQVGLGTHRELLATCPTYAEIVASQDTAEEAA; the protein is encoded by the coding sequence TTGCTGATCCAACTGCTGCGCAGCCACCTCCGCCCGTACCGCAGGGAGCTGTGGGTGGTGGTGGCGCTGACCACCGTGCAGACCATCTGCACCCTGCTGTTGCCGACCCTCAACGCCGACATCATCGACAAGGGCGTGGTGCGGGGCGATTCGGCCTACATCTGGCGCACCGGAGGGGTGATGCTGGTCGTCACCGTCGTGCAGGTGATCTTCGCCGTTGCCGCGGTGCGGATGGGTGCCCGCGTGGCCATGTCTTTCGGACGTGATGTCCGCCGGGACTTGTTTCATCGGGTCACCGGCTTCTCGGCCCAAGACGTCGGAAAGTTCGGTGCGTCCTCGTTGATCACCCGTATCACCAACGACGTGACCCAGGTCCAGGTGCTGGTGATGATGGGCGTGACCATGCTGGTGGCCGCTCCCATCACCATGGCCGGCGGTGTGGTCATGGCGGTGCGCGAGGATGCCGGGCTTTCGCTGATGTTGTTGGTGGCAGTACCGGTGCTGGTCGGGTCGGTGGCGGTGGTGATCAGCCGGATGCTCCCGCTCTACCAACTGATGCAGGAGCGCATCGACCGCATCAACATGGTCCTGCGGGAACAGATCACCGGCATCCGGGTGGTGCGGGCCTTCGGCCGCGAAACCCACGAGAGCGGTCGGTTCGAGACCGTGAACCGGGACCTGACCGAGACGTCGCTGCGGGCCGGTCGGCTGATGGCGGTGATGTTCCCGTTGGTGGTGCTGGTCCTCAACGCGTCGAGCGTGGCCGCCATATGGCTGGGCGGTGACCGCATCGCATCCCAGGACATGAAGGTCGGTGCGCTCATCGCCTTCCTCAGCTACCTGATCCAGATCCTCATGGCGGTGATGATGGCCACGTTCGTGGTGGGCCAGGCCCCGCGTTCATCGGTCAGCGCCGAACGGATCGGTGAGGTGCTGGGAACCACGGCCTCGATCACCGCCCCGGCCCAGCCGGTGACAGCGTTGGCCGGGCCGGCATCGCTGGAGCTGCGCGACGTGGAGTTCCGCTACCCCGGGGCCGACGTGCCGGTGTTGAGCGACATCTCCTTCACCGCTCGGGCCGGTGAGACCTTGGCCATCATCGGCAGCACCGGGTCGGGCAAGTCCACCATCGTCAACCTGATCCCTCGGCTCTTCGACGTCACCGGCGGCTCAGTGGTGGTGAACGGCGTCGACGTGCGTGAGATCGAGCCCGAGGTTCTGTGGAGTCGGATCGGTCTGGTCCCCCAGAAGCCCTACCTGTTCTCGGGAACCGTGGCCCACAACCTGCGCCAGGCCGATCCCACCGCCAGCGAGGAAGAAGTGTGGGCGGCGTTGACGGTGGCTCAGGGTGCCGACTTCGTGGCCGCCATGCCCGGTGGCCTCGACGCCGCCATCGCCCAGGGGGGATCAAACGTGTCAGGGGGTCAGCGTCAACGTCTCGCCATCGCCCGAGCTTTGGTGCGCAAACCCGACATCTACCTGTTCGACGACTCGTTCTCGGCTCTGGACCTGGCCACCGACGCCAAGCTGCGGGCCGCCCTGGCCCCGGTGGTGGCCGAGGCCGTCACCGTGATCGTGGCCCAACGGGTTTCCACGATCATCCACGCCGATCAGATCCTGGTGGTGGAAGACGGCCAACAGGTCGGGTTGGGTACCCACCGCGAGTTGCTGGCCACCTGTCCCACCTACGCCGAGATCGTGGCGTCCCAGGACACGGCGGAGGAAGCGGCATGA
- a CDS encoding ABC transporter ATP-binding protein, whose amino-acid sequence MMPMSGVDPDDRLDRRQAGRVLGRAAQMLGPYRREVVGASALVVVSTAAVLAGPLLLRYGIDHGIRPGDGQVLDRAVVAYAAVAVVAYLAARMQVLLVSRAGEGFLRDLRVRVFDHLLRLSMPFYDREKAGVVVSRMTSDVDSLQELVQMGLIQLVSSCLLIVGSLVVLAAVSPTLLAMCLVPLPVVVAASVRFQRESNDAYLTVRDRIGLTLSALQEGISGVRVIQAYGREDVEVQRFARRNQGLYEAHMRSVRIQAWYLPVIEGSSLLCTALVVGIGGRLVADGSLTVGTVAFFVLTLSNLFEPVQQLSQLFNTVQSSGASLNKLFALLDTEPDLAEAPSTVALPGRGDLVVDDVTFSYGTGPAVLRDVSLVLSAGEKLALVGPTGAGKSTLAKLMARLYDPSDGHVSFGGVDLRDAPVRVLRSRITVVPQEGFLFAGTIRDNVRIGRPDASDREVEDALVALGLLERFEAFPDGLDTEVNERGSRLSAGERQLVSLARAALADPAVLVLDEATSSLDPGTELLVEQAMGRLMEGRSVVVIAHRLSTAVRADRVGVVAEGGLVEIGPHADLVAAGGRYAGLYAAWVSGLAVDPAS is encoded by the coding sequence ATGATGCCCATGTCTGGTGTGGACCCCGATGATCGTCTCGACCGTCGCCAGGCCGGGCGGGTACTGGGTCGGGCCGCCCAGATGTTGGGTCCCTACCGCCGGGAGGTGGTCGGAGCCAGCGCGTTGGTGGTGGTGTCGACTGCGGCGGTATTGGCCGGACCGCTACTGCTGCGCTACGGCATCGATCACGGCATTCGGCCAGGTGACGGCCAGGTCCTCGATCGGGCGGTGGTGGCCTATGCGGCGGTAGCGGTGGTGGCGTACCTGGCTGCCCGCATGCAGGTGCTCCTCGTGAGTCGGGCCGGTGAGGGCTTCCTGCGTGACCTGCGGGTCAGGGTCTTCGATCATCTGCTTCGCCTGTCGATGCCCTTCTACGACCGGGAGAAGGCCGGGGTGGTCGTCTCCCGCATGACCTCCGACGTCGACTCGCTCCAGGAACTGGTCCAGATGGGTCTCATCCAACTGGTGTCGAGTTGCCTGCTCATCGTGGGCTCGCTGGTGGTGCTGGCCGCGGTGTCGCCGACGCTGCTGGCGATGTGTCTGGTGCCGCTCCCGGTGGTGGTGGCCGCCTCGGTGCGCTTCCAACGGGAGTCGAACGACGCCTACCTCACCGTGCGCGACCGCATCGGCCTCACCCTGTCCGCGCTGCAGGAGGGCATCAGCGGGGTGAGGGTGATCCAGGCCTATGGCCGTGAGGATGTCGAGGTGCAGCGGTTCGCCCGACGCAATCAGGGTCTGTATGAGGCCCACATGCGATCGGTGCGGATCCAGGCCTGGTACCTGCCGGTGATCGAAGGGTCCTCGCTGCTGTGCACTGCGCTGGTGGTGGGGATCGGGGGCCGGCTGGTGGCTGACGGGTCCCTGACGGTGGGCACGGTGGCCTTCTTCGTTCTGACGCTGTCCAACCTGTTCGAGCCCGTCCAGCAGCTCTCCCAGTTGTTCAACACCGTCCAGTCATCGGGGGCGTCTCTCAACAAGCTGTTCGCCCTGTTGGACACCGAGCCCGACCTTGCCGAGGCCCCGAGCACGGTGGCCCTACCCGGGCGCGGAGACCTGGTGGTCGACGACGTCACCTTCTCTTACGGGACCGGTCCTGCCGTCCTGAGAGATGTTTCGCTGGTCCTATCCGCCGGTGAGAAGCTGGCGCTGGTCGGACCCACCGGCGCCGGGAAGTCCACGCTGGCCAAGCTGATGGCCCGGCTCTATGACCCTTCCGATGGTCACGTCAGCTTTGGTGGGGTCGATCTGAGGGACGCTCCGGTTCGGGTCCTGCGATCCCGCATCACCGTGGTCCCCCAAGAGGGGTTCCTGTTCGCCGGGACCATCCGCGACAACGTCCGGATCGGGAGACCTGATGCCTCGGATCGGGAGGTGGAGGACGCGCTGGTCGCATTGGGTCTGTTGGAGCGGTTCGAGGCCTTCCCCGACGGTCTCGACACGGAGGTCAACGAAAGAGGATCAAGACTGTCCGCCGGTGAACGACAGCTCGTCTCGCTGGCCCGGGCCGCGCTGGCCGATCCAGCCGTGCTGGTCCTGGATGAGGCGACATCGTCATTGGATCCCGGAACCGAGCTCCTGGTCGAACAGGCCATGGGCCGGCTGATGGAAGGCCGTTCGGTGGTGGTGATCGCCCATCGGTTGTCCACCGCGGTTCGCGCTGATCGGGTGGGCGTGGTGGCCGAAGGTGGCCTAGTGGAGATCGGGCCTCACGCCGACCTGGTTGCCGCCGGTGGCCGCTATGCCGGGTTGTACGCCGCCTGGGTGAGCGGTCTGGCTGTCGACCCGGCGTCGTGA
- a CDS encoding ABC transporter ATP-binding protein, with translation MARYRDRGDPGEAAITDRANQDTDFVPSARDGWRLIGRQLWDQRLGILVGVAAGLIWTLGKVTVPRLVGAAIDRGMEEGDVSVVTGYAWAIAGAGLVVAAFTGLRRYWAFREARRTEAVLRDRIFAHLQRLHVAYHDSQQTGQLMSRANNDLQQIQNAVVLVPLTIANLATVLAVLVVLLSMDPMLTLLALGSLPALNILAKRFSTRLHPTMVGVQQESAELAAVVEETVTGIRVVKGFGAEPAQATRLGAEADDLYRVSMEGARIRARFWPALEILPSVGLIAVLGYGGHQVIDGELALGALVAFNAYVVLLVWPLRMLGWVVAMAQRAAASAQRVHEVLATEPLVVSPRSPVALPPDGGDLHLAGVSFAYGRGAPVLDGFDLHVPAGQTVALVGATGSGKSTVASLVCRFHDVDAGEVRLDGVDVRQVSLVELRRTVALVFEETFLFSDTIAANIAFADPDAPIGLVERAARLAGAHDFITALPRGYATEIGERGFSLSGGQRQRIAIARAILADPRVLILDDATSAVDPTKEHEIRDAMAEVMAGRTTVIIAHRPATIALADRVVLIDDGRVAADGTHEQLLANSPRYREVLASAAAREETAGASGR, from the coding sequence TGGACCTTGGGAAAGGTGACTGTGCCCCGCTTGGTGGGTGCGGCCATTGATCGGGGGATGGAAGAAGGCGATGTCTCGGTGGTCACCGGATACGCCTGGGCCATCGCCGGGGCCGGCCTGGTGGTGGCCGCCTTCACCGGGCTGAGGCGGTACTGGGCCTTCCGGGAAGCTCGTCGGACAGAAGCCGTCCTCCGGGACCGCATTTTCGCCCACCTCCAGCGGCTACACGTGGCCTACCACGACTCCCAGCAGACCGGTCAGCTCATGAGTCGGGCCAACAACGACCTCCAACAGATCCAGAACGCGGTCGTTCTGGTGCCGCTGACCATCGCCAACCTCGCCACCGTGTTGGCGGTGCTGGTGGTGCTGTTATCCATGGACCCGATGCTCACCCTGTTGGCGCTGGGGTCACTGCCAGCGCTCAACATCTTGGCCAAGCGGTTCTCGACCCGGTTGCACCCGACCATGGTGGGTGTGCAGCAGGAATCGGCCGAGCTCGCCGCCGTGGTGGAGGAGACCGTCACCGGCATCCGCGTGGTCAAGGGGTTCGGGGCCGAACCGGCCCAGGCCACCAGGCTGGGGGCCGAGGCCGATGACCTTTACCGGGTGTCCATGGAGGGAGCTCGGATACGGGCTCGGTTCTGGCCCGCGTTGGAGATCCTCCCCAGCGTCGGGCTGATCGCCGTGTTGGGCTACGGCGGGCACCAGGTGATCGACGGGGAGTTGGCGCTCGGAGCCCTGGTCGCGTTCAACGCCTATGTGGTGCTGTTGGTGTGGCCGCTGCGGATGCTGGGTTGGGTGGTGGCCATGGCCCAGCGGGCGGCGGCATCGGCCCAGCGGGTGCACGAGGTCCTCGCCACCGAGCCGCTGGTGGTCTCGCCGCGGTCACCGGTGGCGCTGCCGCCCGACGGAGGAGACCTACACCTGGCCGGGGTCAGCTTCGCCTACGGGAGAGGAGCACCGGTTCTCGACGGATTCGATCTGCACGTTCCCGCAGGGCAGACCGTCGCCCTGGTCGGCGCCACCGGTTCGGGCAAGTCGACGGTGGCCAGCCTGGTGTGTCGGTTCCACGATGTGGACGCAGGCGAGGTGCGCCTGGACGGGGTGGACGTTCGCCAAGTGTCTCTGGTCGAGCTGCGTCGAACCGTGGCCCTGGTGTTCGAGGAGACGTTCCTGTTCTCGGACACCATCGCCGCCAACATCGCCTTCGCCGACCCTGACGCCCCAATCGGCCTGGTGGAGCGGGCGGCCCGGCTGGCCGGGGCCCACGACTTCATCACCGCCTTGCCGCGGGGTTACGCCACCGAGATCGGCGAACGAGGCTTCTCCCTGTCTGGAGGGCAACGGCAGCGGATCGCCATCGCCCGGGCCATCCTGGCCGACCCCCGCGTGCTGATCCTCGATGACGCAACCTCGGCGGTCGACCCGACCAAGGAACACGAGATCCGGGATGCCATGGCCGAGGTCATGGCCGGACGGACCACGGTGATCATCGCTCACCGACCGGCCACCATCGCCCTGGCCGATCGGGTGGTGCTCATCGACGACGGTCGGGTGGCGGCCGACGGCACCCACGAGCAACTGCTGGCCAATAGCCCGCGCTATCGCGAGGTTTTGGCTTCGGCGGCGGCTCGTGAGGAGACCGCGGGAGCTTCGGGCCGATGA